From Tamandua tetradactyla isolate mTamTet1 unplaced genomic scaffold, mTamTet1.pri scaffold_141_ctg1, whole genome shotgun sequence, one genomic window encodes:
- the LOC143673140 gene encoding uncharacterized protein LOC143673140 isoform X1: MLAEEDENPEEKSHLDGSPFARASLKSGKNESSSYFRRKEKMFRFFICRMVKAQSFYWVVLCDVALNILCVAMVHYNQPQRLSTALCTCTPVHPSSPNLPPVPVHPFLRALSHSSPVPAGSLFHPILPSPMHLPALLTTPFPLYLHAGSPTPCYHPQLLRTALAEPALVCSLLHSSA; this comes from the coding sequence GTTCTCCCTTCGCCCGAGCCAGCCTCAAGAGCGGGAAGAATGAGAGCTCTTCCTACTTTCGGCGCAAAGAGAAGATGTTTCGTTTCTTCATATGCCGCATGGTGAAGGCGCAGAGTTTCTACTGGGTTGTGCTGTGCGATGTGGCCCTGAACATACTGTGCGTCGCCATGGTGCATTACAACCAGCCACAGCGGCTCAGTACCGCCCTGTGTACATGCACGCCTGTGCACCCCTCATCTCCCAATCTCCCCCCTGTACCTGTCCACCCATTCCTCCGCGCCCTCTCACACTCTTCCCCTGTGCCTGCTGGTTCGCTCTTCCACCCAATCTTACCCTCCCCCATGCACCTACCAGCCCTTCTCACCACCCCCTTCCCTCTGTACCTCCATGCAGGCTCTCCCACCCCCTGTTACCACCCCCAACTTCTCCGTACTGCCCTTGCTGAACCAGCTCTGGTCTGCAGCCTCCTCCATAGTTCAGCTTAG